ATCGCTGCGCCCCGGTTGCACGCGATTCTTTCGGCGACGTGACGAGCGACCTCTGGCGCTCGCGCTGCGCCGGGGGCAAGATCGCCTGCAACCCCGACCACGCGGATTTCCCGTCGCTGCTTGCTGAAGCGCTCGACGTCATCGAAGTCAGCGGCCTGGACGCGAAGAAGGCGGCGCTCCGATTGTCGTGCTCCGCAAGCCAATTGATCAAGTTTGTGAAGGATCATCCGGCGGCCTTCGAAATGTGGAACCGCCAACGCGGGTCGCTCGGGCTGCATTTGCTGAAGTAGAGGCTTTGACGGTGGAAAGAAAAAGCCCCGCACTCGGCGGGGCTCTCAGAAACAAGTTGCCTCAGGAAACTCAGGCCGCCCGGCGCTTCTTCATCGCCGCGCGAGCCTCCGCGCGGGCCAGGACCGCTCGTGTCGCCTCGCGCTGCTCGTCTTCGGCTCGCTTGGCGAGAAAGGTCTCCGGGTTGATGAGCAGCTTCACCAGATCCAGCGGGCTGCCCGCGTGCATCTTGGCGCCGATCTCATCAGCCAAGCCCTCCGCTCGATTGAAGACTCCTCCACCGACGGCGATCTGCGTGTTCTTGCAGGCCGAGATCTCGCGCAACTGATCGACGAGTTGCCGGATTCCCGGAAGGTCTGCCGCGGCGGAGCAGAACATGACGAGGTAACTCGGCTGTGTGTCCTGGACGTGCGAGAGAATCTCGTCCGAAGGAATTCCGCCACCGCCGAAGGTCACGCGGAAGCCGCTGGCCTCGAGGAGATCGACGGCGATCTGCGCACCGAGTTCTTCTCCCTCCGCCGTGCCGCAGCACGCGAAGACGGTCTTTCCATTGAACTGCTGGCGATTCAGCCTGCCGGCGGTCTGATCGATCAGGACCCGGAGCATGCGGGTGGACATGTGGTAGCCGATGCGGCCGAGCTGGTCGGCGCGGTGCATGCGCTCGATCAGCTCGTGTGTCGGCCAGAAAAGGTTGGTCATGATGAGCGCGGGAGCGGCGCCGCTCTGGAGCGACTCGTCCACGATCGAACGCGAAGAGCCGCGATCGCCGTTCACCAGCGCTTCGAATAGACGCTCCACAAGGATTTCCTGAGCCATGGATTGGAATCTCCGCCTGGGGTGGGTGGGGTGGGGTGAGCTTGGGTTGCGAGAACCTGAGGGCCCCGGATTCAGCCAAAGCCATCCTGGCCGTTGGCAGACTGGTTGAAAGTCCCGCGGCTCCCCGGCGGGCGGACGAGCCATCTCGTCCGGCTTGCACTCATCGAGCCCCACTCTCGCAACACGTGAAGATTGTCCACCTGAGCGGAAAAGGCCTGCGAGAGGGCTAACGTCCTATAATAAGTTATCCTGGGATGCGTCGATGCCGAATTCGACCAAAAATGAATAGGTCCGAGAACTCTTTTGCGCAGATGTGACTCTATCGGCACGGCTGAAAAACCGGCAAAACTAGCCCAGTTTTCCGTCAATCCCGCGCACCGCGATAACACACGCAAATCCCGAGCGTCAGCGCCCGCGAGCTCACGAGGCCAAATCCGGCCTCTCGCATCGCCGCTTCGAATCGAGCGCGATCAAGAAACGTGCCCACGCTCTTGGGCAAGTAGCGATACGCCCCCGAACGATCCCGCGCGATCAGCGACGCGGTCCGCGGCATGATCCATCCGCAATAGAAATCATTCAGCTGCCTCATCGGAAACCACTTCGGCCGATCGAACTCGAGCACGATCAATCGCCCGCCCGGCCTGAGCACTCTGCAAAACTCCGCCAGTGCGCGCGCCGGATCCGCTACGTTTCGAATGCCGAACGCGATCGATACGACGTCAAACGACTCGCTTTCAAACGGCAGATTCATCGCGTCGGCCTCGACGTACGAGACCTTTGCCGCCTGTTCCTGTGTGAGATTTCGCGAGCGTTTTGCCCGGGCGATTTCCAGCATTGCGTGCGTGAAATCCGCGCCGATCACTTCCTTGGCGTCCGAGCGAGCGAACCACTCGGTGAGATCTCCCGTGCCGCAGGCGGCATCGAGCACACGATCTCCGGGCTGGATCGCAGCCTCGCGCACCGCGTGCTTGCGCCAAGCCTGGTCGCGCCCGAAGGAATGAAGCCGGTTGTTGATGTCGTAACTGCCCGCGATCGCTCCGAACATGCGCCGCACTTTGCCCGCCTTGTCCAAGTGTTTGTGCGGGTTGGACGCCAATTCCTCCGCGTTCCAGGCGGAGGTTTCGGGGGAGGTGGGAGAGGCTGGAGGCAAGGAAGAAGTGTGAGGCATTTTTCAGGCTGGTTTGAGCGGACGAGAATCACGGGATCGTATTTGTCGAGACGGCCGCGGGCCGGGCTCTTTGACAAGAATGTCCCGCTTGACCGATGTTTTCCGCTCCACTCTCGAGGAGAATCCCATGCAGTCTTCAGCATTCTGTTCCGGGCGTCGCGTGCTCTTTGTTCAATGTGCCGCGGCGATGATTTCGGTGTGGCTCGGGGCGTGCAGCACGAACCCGACCACCGGTCGCTCGCAGCTCAACATGCTCTCGCGGAGCGATGAGATCCAGATGGGCACGGAGTCCAAGCCCGAAATGCTGAAGGAGTATGGGGGCGAGGTGAAGAACCCGGAAGCCCGCGCCTATGTCTCGAATCTTGGTCACCAGCTCGCGGCACAAACCGAAGCCGACAACCCCGGGCTGCCGTGGGAATTCACATTGCTCAATAGCGACGTGATCAATGCGTTCGCGCTGCCGGGCGGCAAGGTCTTTGTTTCCAAAGGGCTCGCGGAAAAGATGACCAACGAGGCGCAGATGGCCGGCGTGCTCGGGCACGAAATCGGACACGTCACCGCGCGCCACATCAACGAGAAGATCACGCGTCAGACCGGCGCGTCGGTCGGGCTTACGGTGCTGGGCGCCGTGATCGGCGGCGGCGGTGATGCGGTCGCCGGGCTCGCGGGGCAAGCGGTTCAGATCACGCTCCTCAGCTACGACCGCGGTCAGGAGAGCGAGGCGGATGCGCTCGGCATCCGCTACATGGTGAAGTGCTACTACAACCCGATCGGGCAATTGCAGGTCATGGAGATCCTCAAGAAGGAAGCGGGTACTTCGAACTCGCCCGAATTCCTGCAGACGCATCCGATCCCTGAAACCCGCATCCAGCGCATCCAGCAAATCATTGACACTGATTACAAGTACACGCAGAACAATCCGCAGTACAAGCTCAACGCGGAACAATTCAAGACTCAGTTCTTGCCCAAACTCGCGGCTCTCAGAAGCGACGACGCGCTCGCCGCGGCGGGCATCGGAACGCGCGGTTCTGATGACAGCAACCCGTTTCCGCTCATGCCTGACTGGCGGATGACGAGTCTCGCGACGATCTCCCACTAATTTGTCAACGAGCTTCTCCGGCTCCAGAATCGGCACCAGTTTTCGCAAGCGAACCCGGCGACCTCCGCGT
The DNA window shown above is from Phycisphaeraceae bacterium and carries:
- a CDS encoding peptide chain release factor-like protein; its protein translation is MKPSAHPHAHPHRHPHPAALTEEELLKHVTLSRGRDGGPGGQNRNKVETKVTLTHEPTGIEAQASERRSAEENRKVALRRLRLALATQHRCAPVARDSFGDVTSDLWRSRCAGGKIACNPDHADFPSLLAEALDVIEVSGLDAKKAALRLSCSASQLIKFVKDHPAAFEMWNRQRGSLGLHLLK
- a CDS encoding M48 family metalloprotease, whose product is MQSSAFCSGRRVLFVQCAAAMISVWLGACSTNPTTGRSQLNMLSRSDEIQMGTESKPEMLKEYGGEVKNPEARAYVSNLGHQLAAQTEADNPGLPWEFTLLNSDVINAFALPGGKVFVSKGLAEKMTNEAQMAGVLGHEIGHVTARHINEKITRQTGASVGLTVLGAVIGGGGDAVAGLAGQAVQITLLSYDRGQESEADALGIRYMVKCYYNPIGQLQVMEILKKEAGTSNSPEFLQTHPIPETRIQRIQQIIDTDYKYTQNNPQYKLNAEQFKTQFLPKLAALRSDDALAAAGIGTRGSDDSNPFPLMPDWRMTSLATISH
- the ubiE gene encoding bifunctional demethylmenaquinone methyltransferase/2-methoxy-6-polyprenyl-1,4-benzoquinol methylase UbiE — its product is MPPASPTSPETSAWNAEELASNPHKHLDKAGKVRRMFGAIAGSYDINNRLHSFGRDQAWRKHAVREAAIQPGDRVLDAACGTGDLTEWFARSDAKEVIGADFTHAMLEIARAKRSRNLTQEQAAKVSYVEADAMNLPFESESFDVVSIAFGIRNVADPARALAEFCRVLRPGGRLIVLEFDRPKWFPMRQLNDFYCGWIMPRTASLIARDRSGAYRYLPKSVGTFLDRARFEAAMREAGFGLVSSRALTLGICVCYRGARD